The Pseudomonas asiatica genome has a segment encoding these proteins:
- the gatB gene encoding Asp-tRNA(Asn)/Glu-tRNA(Gln) amidotransferase subunit GatB, translating to MQWEVVIGLEIHTQLATQSKIFSGSATTFGSEPNTQASLVDLGMPGVLPVLNQEAVRMACMFGLAIDAEIGKRNVFARKNYFYPDLPKGYQISQMDLPIVGKGHLDIALEDGTIKRIGVTRAHLEEDAGKSLHEDFSGSTGIDLNRAGTPLLEIVSEPDMRSAKEAVAYVKAIHALVRYLGICDGNMAEGSLRCDCNVSIRPKGQAEFGTRCEIKNVNSFRFIERAINSEIQRQIDLIEDGGKVVQETRLYDPNKDETRSMRSKEEANDYRYFPDPDLLPVVIEDSFLETVRAGLPELPTQKVERFQNQYGLSAYDANVLASSREQADYFEEVVKIGGDAKLAANWVMVELGSLLNKLGIEIDQAPVSAAQLGGMLLRIRDNTISGKIAKTVFEAMAAGEGDADSIIESKGLKQVTDTGAIDKMLDEVLAANAEQVEQYRAADEAKRGKMFGFFVGQAMKASKGKANPGQVNQLLKAKLEG from the coding sequence ATGCAATGGGAAGTTGTGATCGGGCTGGAAATCCACACTCAGCTCGCCACCCAGTCGAAGATCTTCTCCGGCAGCGCCACCACCTTCGGTTCCGAGCCGAACACCCAGGCCAGCCTGGTTGACCTGGGCATGCCTGGCGTACTGCCGGTGCTGAACCAGGAAGCCGTGCGCATGGCGTGCATGTTCGGCCTGGCCATCGATGCCGAGATCGGCAAGCGCAACGTGTTCGCGCGCAAGAACTACTTCTACCCGGACCTGCCCAAGGGCTACCAGATCAGCCAGATGGACCTGCCGATCGTCGGCAAGGGCCACCTGGACATCGCCCTGGAAGACGGCACCATCAAGCGCATCGGGGTAACCCGTGCGCACCTGGAAGAAGACGCCGGCAAGAGCCTGCACGAAGACTTCAGCGGCTCCACCGGCATCGACCTGAACCGTGCCGGCACCCCGCTGCTGGAAATTGTCTCCGAGCCTGACATGCGCAGCGCCAAGGAAGCCGTGGCCTACGTCAAGGCGATCCACGCGCTGGTGCGTTACCTGGGCATCTGCGACGGCAACATGGCTGAAGGCTCGCTGCGTTGCGACTGCAACGTGTCGATCCGCCCGAAAGGCCAGGCCGAGTTCGGCACCCGCTGCGAGATCAAGAACGTCAACTCGTTCCGCTTCATCGAGCGCGCGATCAACAGCGAGATCCAGCGCCAGATCGACCTGATCGAGGACGGCGGCAAGGTGGTACAGGAAACTCGCCTGTACGACCCGAACAAGGACGAGACCCGCTCCATGCGCAGCAAGGAGGAAGCCAACGACTACCGTTACTTCCCCGACCCGGACCTGCTGCCGGTGGTGATCGAGGACAGCTTCCTCGAAACCGTCCGCGCCGGCTTGCCGGAACTGCCGACGCAGAAGGTCGAGCGCTTCCAGAACCAGTACGGCCTGTCGGCCTACGACGCCAACGTGCTGGCATCCAGCCGCGAACAGGCGGACTACTTCGAGGAAGTGGTGAAGATCGGTGGCGATGCCAAGCTGGCAGCCAACTGGGTCATGGTCGAGCTGGGCAGCCTGCTGAACAAGCTGGGCATCGAGATCGACCAGGCGCCGGTCAGCGCCGCACAGCTGGGCGGCATGCTGCTGCGTATCCGCGACAACACCATCAGCGGCAAGATCGCCAAGACTGTGTTCGAGGCCATGGCCGCTGGTGAAGGCGATGCCGACAGCATCATCGAAAGCAAAGGCCTGAAGCAGGTCACCGATACCGGTGCGATCGACAAGATGCTCGACGAAGTGCTGGCGGCCAACGCCGAGCAGGTCGAACAGTACCGCGCAGCCGACGAGGCCAAGCGTGGCAAGATGTTCGGCTTCTTCGTCGGCCAGGCGATGAAAGCCTCCAAAGGCAAGGCCAACCCGGGGCAAGTGAACCAATTGCTCAAGGCCAAGCTCGAAGGGTGA
- a CDS encoding ATP-binding protein produces MLAAVQPLSATRQNLWRLTVIRVLVLAAQAGSVGVAYWTELLPLPWLSLAGTLALSSLLCAFTALRLRLSLPVTELEYALQLACDLLIHSALLYYSGGSTNPFVSYYLVPLAIAAVTLPWLYSLILSGIALTAYSLLLVQFYPLEGLPMARDKMQVYGMWLSIALAAAVITFFAARMAEELRRQEQLRSERREESLRDEQLLAVATQAAGAAHELGTPLATMSVLLNEMRQDHADPLLQEDLQILQDQVKLCKETLQQLVRAAEANRRLAVVEQDVTAWLDEALNRWHLMRPEASYRFQRLRDGQVPRLTPPPDLTQALLNLLNNAADACPDDLEVRLDWDAHDIVISIRDHGPGVPPAIAEAIGKPFITTKGKGFGLGLFLSKASVTRAGGSVKLYSHEQGGTLTELRLPYGKRGDE; encoded by the coding sequence ATGCTCGCCGCCGTACAACCGCTGTCCGCTACTCGCCAGAACCTCTGGCGCCTGACCGTCATTCGGGTCCTGGTCCTGGCTGCCCAGGCCGGCTCCGTGGGGGTCGCCTACTGGACCGAACTGCTGCCCTTGCCCTGGCTGTCGCTGGCCGGCACCTTGGCCTTGTCTTCGCTGCTGTGCGCCTTCACGGCCCTGCGCCTGCGCCTGTCGTTGCCGGTCACCGAGCTGGAGTACGCCCTGCAACTGGCCTGCGACCTGCTGATCCACAGTGCCTTGCTGTATTACTCCGGCGGCTCGACAAACCCGTTCGTGTCGTATTACCTGGTGCCGCTGGCGATCGCCGCGGTGACCCTGCCGTGGTTGTATTCGCTGATTCTCTCGGGCATTGCCCTGACCGCCTACAGCCTGCTGCTGGTGCAGTTCTACCCGCTCGAAGGCCTGCCAATGGCGCGGGACAAGATGCAGGTCTATGGCATGTGGTTGAGCATTGCCCTGGCCGCCGCAGTGATCACCTTCTTTGCCGCGCGCATGGCCGAAGAGCTGCGCCGCCAGGAGCAGCTGCGTTCCGAGCGGCGTGAAGAAAGCCTGCGCGACGAGCAGCTGCTGGCCGTGGCCACCCAGGCCGCCGGTGCCGCCCATGAGCTGGGCACGCCGTTGGCGACCATGAGCGTGCTGCTGAATGAAATGCGCCAGGACCACGCCGACCCGCTGCTGCAGGAAGACCTGCAGATCCTTCAGGATCAGGTGAAGCTGTGCAAGGAAACCCTGCAACAGCTGGTACGCGCCGCCGAAGCCAACCGCCGCCTGGCCGTGGTGGAGCAGGATGTGACGGCCTGGCTGGACGAAGCGCTCAACCGTTGGCACCTGATGCGCCCGGAAGCCAGCTACCGCTTCCAGCGCCTGCGCGACGGCCAGGTGCCGCGCCTGACCCCGCCGCCGGACCTGACCCAGGCGCTGTTGAACCTGTTGAACAATGCCGCCGATGCCTGCCCCGATGACCTTGAAGTGCGCCTGGACTGGGACGCCCATGACATCGTCATCAGCATCCGTGACCATGGCCCCGGCGTGCCGCCGGCCATCGCCGAAGCCATCGGCAAACCCTTCATTACCACCAAAGGCAAAGGCTTCGGCCTGGGCCTGTTCTTGAGCAAGGCCAGCGTGACCCGTGCGGGCGGTTCGGTGAAACTCTATAGTCATGAACAGGGTGGCACCCTGACCGAACTGCGCCTGCCCTATGGCAAGCGAGGAGATGAATGA
- a CDS encoding amino acid permease, producing the protein MQDQSTPERLQRGLKNRHIQLIALGGAIGTGLFLGIAQTIQLAGPSVLLGYAIAGLMAFLIMRQLGEMVVEEPVAGSFSHFAHQYWSEFAGFVSGWNYWVVYVLVGMAELTAVGIYVQYWWPGFPTWATAAIFFVVINLINLTQVKVYGEMEFWFALVKVVAIVSMIGFGAWLLTSGHGGPDASVANLWQYGGFFPNGVSGLVMALAVIMFSFGGLELVGITAAEADNPRQSIPKATNQVVYRILIFYIGALAVLLSLYPWQKVVQGGSPFVMIFHELDSDLVATILNIVVLTAALSVYNSCVYANSRMLFGLASQGDAPRQLLKVSRSGVPLTALGVSAFATGLCVLINYLMPGEAFGLLMALAVSALVINWASISITHLKFRKAKLAAGITPFYKSWGHPVTNYLCLAFIVLILVVMYLTPPIRISVMLIPGWILVLWVAFKMKKARQAR; encoded by the coding sequence ATGCAAGACCAGAGCACGCCCGAGCGGTTACAGCGCGGGCTGAAGAATCGCCATATCCAGCTGATCGCGCTGGGCGGGGCCATCGGTACCGGGTTGTTCCTGGGCATCGCCCAGACCATCCAGCTGGCCGGCCCTTCCGTCCTGCTGGGCTACGCCATTGCCGGCCTGATGGCCTTCCTGATCATGCGCCAGCTCGGCGAAATGGTGGTGGAAGAGCCGGTGGCCGGCAGCTTCAGCCACTTCGCCCACCAGTACTGGAGCGAGTTCGCCGGCTTCGTCTCGGGCTGGAACTACTGGGTGGTGTATGTACTGGTCGGCATGGCCGAGCTGACAGCGGTGGGTATCTACGTGCAGTACTGGTGGCCCGGCTTCCCCACCTGGGCCACGGCGGCGATCTTCTTCGTGGTGATCAACCTGATCAACCTGACCCAGGTGAAGGTCTACGGCGAGATGGAGTTCTGGTTCGCCCTGGTCAAGGTGGTGGCCATCGTCAGCATGATCGGCTTCGGCGCCTGGCTGCTGACCAGCGGCCATGGCGGCCCGGACGCCAGCGTGGCCAACCTCTGGCAGTACGGCGGCTTCTTCCCCAACGGCGTCTCCGGCCTGGTGATGGCACTGGCAGTGATCATGTTTTCGTTCGGTGGCCTGGAGCTGGTGGGCATTACCGCCGCCGAGGCCGACAACCCGCGTCAGAGCATCCCCAAGGCCACCAACCAGGTGGTGTACCGCATCCTCATCTTCTATATCGGTGCCCTGGCGGTGCTGCTGTCGCTGTACCCGTGGCAGAAGGTGGTGCAGGGTGGCAGCCCGTTCGTGATGATCTTCCACGAACTGGACAGTGACCTGGTGGCGACCATCCTCAATATCGTGGTGCTGACGGCCGCACTGTCGGTGTACAACAGCTGCGTGTACGCCAACAGCCGCATGCTGTTTGGCCTGGCCAGCCAGGGCGACGCACCGCGTCAGTTGCTGAAGGTAAGCCGTAGCGGCGTGCCGCTGACCGCGCTGGGTGTGTCGGCTTTCGCCACCGGGCTGTGCGTGCTGATCAACTACCTGATGCCGGGTGAAGCCTTTGGTTTGCTGATGGCCCTGGCGGTGTCGGCGCTGGTGATCAACTGGGCGAGCATCAGCATCACCCACCTGAAGTTCCGCAAGGCCAAGCTGGCGGCCGGGATTACCCCGTTCTACAAAAGCTGGGGGCACCCGGTCACCAACTACCTTTGCCTGGCGTTCATCGTGCTGATCCTGGTGGTGATGTACCTGACCCCGCCGATTCGCATCTCGGTGATGCTGATTCCGGGGTGGATCCTTGTGCTGTGGGTGGCCTTCAAGATGAAGAAGGCTCGCCAGGCCAGGTAG
- a CDS encoding carboxymuconolactone decarboxylase family protein: MADSKKTGEQIRRQVMGDAFVDRALGNATDFTQPLQDFVNEHAWGSVWARDGLPLKTRSLITLATLTALKCPQELKGHVRGALNNGCTVEEIREALLHCAVYAGVPAAIDAFRAAQEVIDSYQ; this comes from the coding sequence ATGGCTGATAGCAAGAAAACCGGCGAACAGATTCGGCGCCAGGTGATGGGCGATGCGTTCGTCGACCGCGCCCTGGGCAATGCCACCGACTTTACCCAACCGCTGCAGGACTTCGTCAACGAACATGCCTGGGGCAGCGTGTGGGCCCGCGACGGGCTGCCGTTGAAAACCCGCAGCCTGATTACCCTGGCCACGCTGACCGCACTGAAGTGCCCGCAGGAACTCAAGGGGCATGTGCGCGGGGCGTTGAACAATGGCTGTACGGTGGAGGAGATTCGCGAAGCGCTGCTGCATTGCGCGGTGTATGCGGGGGTGCCGGCGGCGATTGACGCGTTCCGTGCGGCACAGGAAGTGATCGACAGTTATCAATAG
- a CDS encoding calcium/sodium antiporter has protein sequence MGIALLLLVGGAELLVRAALRLAQRLHVRPLIIGLSLVAFGSTAPQMTVSLQAAYQGAPDVAVGSVIGSNIFNVLVILGLAALIIPLRVSRQLVRLDIPLMIIASGLVYGLSANGHLGRVEGVLLLTGLVGYLAMLWHQSRHYARTYPAPATATSSTGRFWSGTLLQVLAGLGLLSLAGHLLLEAAVEVATDLGLSERIIGLTVVAICTSLPELAAALIAALRGEREIAVGTVIGSNLFNLLAVLGLTALVTPEPLSISPNALAFDLPVMLGVAALSLPVFYSGYRITRAEGLVFLCLYLAYGLHVAAFTMGMPLAGRLERLMLFYVLPVLAMVLLYTTARAWRRQH, from the coding sequence CTGGGCATCGCCTTGCTGTTGCTGGTCGGCGGTGCCGAACTGCTGGTACGCGCAGCCCTGCGCCTGGCCCAGCGCCTGCACGTACGCCCGCTGATCATCGGCCTGAGCCTGGTGGCCTTCGGCAGCACTGCCCCGCAAATGACCGTGAGCCTGCAGGCCGCCTACCAGGGCGCGCCGGACGTGGCGGTGGGCAGCGTGATCGGCAGCAACATCTTCAACGTACTGGTCATTCTCGGCCTGGCCGCACTGATCATCCCGCTGCGCGTGTCGCGGCAACTGGTGCGCCTGGACATCCCACTGATGATCATCGCCAGCGGCCTGGTCTACGGGTTATCCGCCAACGGCCACCTCGGCCGGGTCGAAGGGGTGTTGTTGCTGACCGGGCTGGTCGGCTACCTGGCTATGCTTTGGCACCAGTCGCGCCACTACGCCCGCACCTACCCCGCTCCGGCCACCGCCACCAGCAGCACCGGGCGCTTCTGGTCGGGCACGCTGCTGCAGGTGCTGGCCGGCCTGGGCCTGCTGAGCCTGGCGGGTCACTTGTTGCTGGAAGCTGCCGTAGAGGTGGCCACCGACCTGGGGCTGTCCGAGCGCATCATCGGCCTGACCGTCGTTGCCATCTGTACCTCCCTGCCGGAACTGGCCGCTGCGCTGATCGCCGCCCTGCGCGGTGAACGGGAAATCGCCGTGGGCACGGTGATAGGCAGCAACCTGTTCAACCTGCTGGCGGTGCTGGGCCTGACCGCACTGGTCACCCCCGAGCCGCTGTCGATCTCGCCCAACGCCTTGGCTTTCGACCTGCCGGTAATGCTGGGTGTTGCTGCGCTGAGCCTGCCGGTGTTCTATTCCGGTTACCGCATCACCCGCGCCGAAGGCCTGGTGTTCCTCTGCCTGTACCTGGCCTATGGGCTGCACGTGGCGGCGTTCACCATGGGCATGCCGCTGGCCGGCCGCCTGGAGCGGTTGATGCTGTTCTACGTACTGCCGGTGCTCGCCATGGTGTTGCTGTACACCACCGCACGAGCCTGGCGTCGCCAACACTAA
- a CDS encoding response regulator transcription factor, protein MSEENQVEGEELPHLLLVDDDATFTRVMARAMSRRGFRVSTASSAEEGLILAQQDLPDYATLDLKMDGDSGLVLLPKLLELDPEMRVVILTGYSSIATAVEAVKRGACNYLCKPADADDVLAALLSEHTDLDTLVPENPMSVDRLQWEHIQRVLNEHEGNISATARALGMHRRTLQRKLQKRPVRR, encoded by the coding sequence ATGAGCGAAGAAAACCAGGTCGAAGGCGAAGAGCTGCCGCACCTGCTGCTGGTGGATGACGATGCCACCTTCACCCGGGTCATGGCCCGTGCCATGAGCCGCCGCGGTTTCCGCGTGAGCACCGCCAGCTCTGCCGAAGAAGGGTTGATCCTGGCCCAGCAGGACCTGCCGGACTACGCCACGCTGGACCTGAAGATGGACGGCGACTCCGGGCTGGTGCTGTTGCCCAAGCTGCTGGAGCTGGACCCGGAAATGCGCGTGGTGATCCTGACCGGTTACTCGAGCATTGCCACCGCGGTGGAAGCGGTCAAGCGCGGTGCCTGCAACTACCTGTGCAAGCCGGCCGATGCCGATGATGTGCTGGCGGCGCTGCTGTCGGAGCACACCGACCTGGACACCCTGGTGCCGGAAAACCCGATGTCGGTCGACCGCCTGCAGTGGGAACACATCCAGCGGGTGCTGAACGAGCACGAAGGCAATATCTCGGCCACCGCCCGGGCGCTGGGCATGCACCGGCGGACCTTGCAGCGCAAACTGCAGAAGCGCCCGGTTCGGCGCTGA
- a CDS encoding AEC family transporter, which yields MLALLIQTLNITAPVFAMLFMGVLLKRIRLIDDNFNRVASQLVFNVCMPALLFLGIYHADLATAVKPGVLLYFIVATLAGFAIAWGLAIWRSPLADRGIYTQGAFRGNNGVIGLALAASLYGDYGISLGAVLAGLVILMYNSLSAVVLAVYSPDLKSDPWSICKSILSNPLIISVLVATPMAYGQVPLPNWLLTSSDYLAQMTLPLALICIGGTLSLAALRDSGRLAIDASLVKMVWLPLLGTLGAWLCGFRGAELGILFLYIGSPTAAASYVMARAANGNHELAASIIVITTLMAAITTNIGIFILQWGGWI from the coding sequence ATGCTCGCCCTTCTTATCCAGACACTGAACATCACGGCCCCGGTCTTCGCCATGCTGTTCATGGGCGTGCTGCTCAAACGTATCCGCCTGATCGACGACAATTTCAACCGCGTCGCCTCGCAGCTGGTGTTCAACGTGTGCATGCCGGCGCTGCTGTTCCTCGGCATCTATCACGCCGACCTGGCCACGGCGGTCAAACCCGGCGTCCTTCTCTATTTCATCGTCGCCACCCTGGCCGGCTTCGCCATTGCCTGGGGCCTGGCCATCTGGCGCAGCCCGCTGGCCGACCGGGGCATCTATACCCAAGGCGCATTCCGCGGCAACAACGGCGTGATCGGCCTGGCCCTGGCCGCCAGTCTCTACGGCGACTACGGCATCTCCCTGGGGGCGGTGCTCGCCGGCCTGGTCATCCTCATGTACAACTCGCTGTCGGCAGTGGTGCTGGCGGTGTACAGCCCGGACCTGAAGTCCGACCCGTGGAGCATCTGCAAGAGCATCCTCAGCAACCCGCTGATCATCAGTGTGCTGGTGGCCACGCCCATGGCGTACGGCCAGGTGCCGCTGCCCAACTGGCTGCTGACCTCGAGCGACTACCTGGCGCAGATGACCCTGCCGCTGGCGCTGATCTGCATCGGAGGCACGCTGTCGCTGGCGGCACTGCGCGACAGTGGCAGGCTGGCCATCGACGCCAGCCTGGTGAAGATGGTCTGGCTACCGCTGCTCGGCACCCTCGGTGCCTGGCTATGCGGCTTCCGCGGGGCCGAGCTGGGCATCCTGTTCCTGTACATCGGCAGCCCGACCGCAGCGGCCAGCTACGTCATGGCGCGGGCGGCCAACGGCAACCATGAGCTGGCGGCGTCGATCATCGTGATTACCACGCTAATGGCGGCGATCACCACCAACATTGGTATTTTCATCTTGCAGTGGGGCGGATGGATCTAG
- a CDS encoding septal ring lytic transglycosylase RlpA family protein, with protein sequence MLKRSLSTLALFSLLAGCASQDIDVDPDGYDKTGTASYYGARHHGKRTASGEPFNQHGLTAAHRSLPFGTRVRVTNLANQRSVVVRINDRGPHTRGRLIDLSRAAAEKIGMIRSGTARVRVQGLSD encoded by the coding sequence TTGCTAAAGCGATCCCTGAGCACCCTCGCCCTCTTCTCCCTGCTGGCCGGCTGCGCCAGCCAGGACATCGACGTCGACCCCGACGGTTACGACAAGACCGGCACCGCTTCCTATTACGGCGCGCGCCACCACGGCAAACGCACCGCCAGCGGCGAACCGTTCAACCAGCATGGCCTCACCGCCGCCCACCGCAGCCTGCCCTTCGGCACCCGGGTACGGGTTACCAACCTGGCCAACCAGCGCAGCGTCGTGGTGCGCATCAATGACCGTGGCCCACATACCCGCGGCCGCCTGATCGATCTTTCACGTGCCGCCGCAGAAAAAATCGGCATGATCCGTAGCGGAACCGCGCGCGTGCGAGTACAAGGGCTTAGCGACTGA
- a CDS encoding SIMPL domain-containing protein (The SIMPL domain is named for its presence in mouse protein SIMPL (signalling molecule that associates with mouse pelle-like kinase). Bacterial member BP26, from Brucella, was shown to assemble into a channel-like structure, while YggE from E. coli has been associated with resistance to oxidative stress.), with amino-acid sequence MQIPRRGTALILSCGLLASLPALAADEPRYNQVSLRAEVSKEVARDLMVVTLYSEAQNTDPGKLAKQITETMNKAVQQSRQVKDVKISQGSRNSYPVYDSKGQKITGWRERAELRLESANFPALSQLTADLLQELKMGGMDFSIAPATRKASEDALLKDAVDAFKARAQLATEALGGKGYKVVSLNLNSSGYPRPYLRSAPMAMKAMGADESAPAPDIEAGTSEVSMNADGLIEVQMP; translated from the coding sequence ATGCAAATCCCACGTCGCGGCACCGCCCTGATCCTGTCCTGCGGCCTGCTCGCCAGCCTGCCGGCGCTGGCTGCCGATGAGCCGCGCTACAACCAGGTCTCGCTGCGTGCCGAAGTCAGCAAGGAAGTGGCGCGTGACCTGATGGTCGTTACCCTGTACAGCGAAGCGCAGAACACCGACCCGGGCAAGCTCGCCAAGCAGATCACCGAAACCATGAACAAGGCCGTACAGCAGTCGCGCCAGGTCAAGGACGTGAAGATCAGCCAGGGCAGCCGCAACAGCTACCCGGTGTATGACAGCAAGGGCCAGAAGATCACCGGCTGGCGCGAGCGCGCCGAGTTGCGACTGGAAAGCGCCAACTTCCCGGCCCTGTCGCAGCTGACCGCCGACCTGCTGCAAGAGCTGAAGATGGGTGGCATGGACTTCTCCATCGCCCCGGCCACGCGCAAGGCCAGCGAGGATGCACTGCTCAAGGATGCCGTGGATGCCTTCAAGGCGCGCGCCCAGCTGGCGACCGAGGCGCTGGGTGGCAAGGGCTACAAAGTGGTCAGCCTGAACCTCAACAGCAGCGGTTACCCACGCCCGTACCTGCGCAGTGCACCGATGGCGATGAAGGCCATGGGGGCTGATGAGTCGGCACCGGCGCCGGATATCGAGGCCGGGACCAGTGAAGTGAGCATGAATGCCGATGGCCTGATCGAAGTGCAGATGCCTTGA
- a CDS encoding ABC transporter substrate-binding protein has protein sequence MLKHAVIPFLLGAGLLSGAPSALAASNLVFCSEGSPAGFDPGQYTTGTDFDASAETVFNRLTQFERGGTAVIPGLATKWEVSDDGKTYTFHLREGVKFHTTDYFKPTRNFNADDVLFTFNRMLDKNHPFRKAYPTEFPYFTDMGMDKNIAKLEKLDEHTVKFTLNEVDAAFIQNLAMSFASIQSAEYADQLLKDGKAADINQKPIGTGPFVFSKYQKDAQIRFKGNKDYWQPDDVKIDNLIFAITTDASVRMQKLKKNECQVTLFPRPADIQPLKQDPKLQMPQQAGFNLGYIAYNVMDKVKGSNEANPLAQLKVREALDMAVDKKKIIESVYQGAGQLAVNAMPPTQWSYDDSIKDASFDPEKAKQLLKEAGIKEGTEITLWAMPVQRPYNPNAKLMAEMLQSDWAKVGIKAKIVSYEWGEYIKRSKGGEQGAMLIGWSGDNGDPDNWLGTLYGCDAMSGNNFSKWCYKPYDDLIKQAKATSDQAKRTELYQQAQHILKEQVPITPIAHSTVYQPMSAKVKDFKISPFALNSFYGVSVDK, from the coding sequence ATGCTCAAACACGCAGTCATTCCGTTCCTGCTAGGCGCAGGCTTGCTCTCCGGCGCACCGTCGGCCCTCGCCGCGTCCAACCTGGTGTTCTGCTCCGAAGGCAGCCCGGCCGGCTTCGACCCAGGCCAATACACCACAGGGACTGACTTCGACGCCTCGGCCGAGACCGTGTTCAACCGCCTGACCCAGTTCGAACGTGGCGGCACTGCAGTCATCCCGGGTCTGGCGACCAAGTGGGAAGTCTCCGACGACGGAAAGACCTACACCTTCCACCTGCGCGAAGGGGTCAAGTTCCACACCACCGACTACTTCAAGCCCACCCGCAACTTCAACGCCGACGACGTGCTGTTCACCTTCAACCGCATGCTCGACAAGAACCACCCGTTCCGCAAAGCCTACCCCACCGAGTTCCCGTACTTCACCGACATGGGCATGGACAAGAACATCGCCAAGCTGGAGAAGCTCGACGAGCACACGGTCAAGTTCACCCTCAACGAAGTCGACGCCGCGTTCATCCAGAACCTGGCCATGAGCTTCGCCTCGATCCAGTCCGCCGAATACGCCGACCAGCTGCTCAAGGACGGCAAGGCCGCCGACATCAACCAGAAGCCGATCGGCACCGGCCCGTTCGTGTTCAGCAAGTACCAGAAAGACGCGCAGATCCGCTTCAAGGGCAACAAGGACTACTGGCAACCCGATGACGTGAAGATCGACAACCTGATCTTCGCCATCACCACCGACGCCTCGGTGCGCATGCAGAAGCTGAAGAAGAACGAATGCCAGGTCACCCTGTTCCCGCGGCCGGCCGACATCCAGCCGCTGAAGCAGGACCCCAAGCTGCAGATGCCGCAACAAGCCGGCTTCAACCTCGGCTACATCGCCTACAACGTGATGGACAAGGTCAAGGGCAGCAACGAGGCCAACCCGCTGGCCCAGCTGAAAGTCCGCGAGGCGCTGGACATGGCCGTGGACAAGAAAAAGATCATCGAGTCGGTCTACCAGGGCGCCGGCCAACTGGCGGTCAACGCCATGCCGCCGACCCAATGGTCCTATGACGACAGCATCAAGGATGCCTCGTTCGACCCTGAGAAAGCCAAGCAGCTGCTCAAGGAAGCCGGCATCAAGGAAGGCACCGAAATCACCCTGTGGGCGATGCCCGTGCAACGCCCGTACAACCCCAATGCCAAGCTGATGGCCGAGATGCTGCAATCCGACTGGGCCAAGGTCGGCATCAAGGCGAAGATCGTCAGCTATGAATGGGGCGAGTACATCAAGCGCTCCAAAGGCGGCGAACAAGGCGCCATGCTGATCGGCTGGAGCGGTGACAACGGTGACCCGGACAACTGGCTGGGCACCCTGTACGGCTGCGACGCCATGAGCGGCAACAACTTCTCCAAGTGGTGCTACAAGCCCTACGACGACCTGATCAAGCAGGCCAAGGCCACCTCCGACCAGGCCAAGCGCACCGAGCTGTACCAGCAGGCACAGCACATCCTCAAGGAGCAGGTGCCGATCACCCCGATCGCCCACTCCACCGTGTACCAGCCCATGAGCGCCAAGGTGAAGGACTTCAAGATCAGCCCGTTCGCGCTGAACTCCTTCTACGGCGTCAGCGTGGACAAATAG